A single window of Synechococcus sp. CBW1004 DNA harbors:
- a CDS encoding ABC transporter ATP-binding protein: MLLSSVLLALCEGLTFGVIFQAARLLSGGAATGAMAMPGRMGLPLGSLSTLPLGQRFALLLALAVLLQGLTSLFNYINGVSAGWFAARCEREVAPAIHRHLLSLSYGCVSRYPVGDLVNRCTLAPVAVQRQLQEWAQVLSNLLLVGVYLAVLILLTPLLSLVAVAMAAAIALLQSQLRPRIRTASKQLAEAGRRMASAITEDIQILRLLHSTAGITRAIKRQEQSAVQQERQMRRMGLLVPVLEPVSDLLPVLAAALIGLLSWHLFEGQQSLMVPNLVVFVLVLQRLNLRLTRTAGCLNRMAEMHGSLQLVEELLDPAGKQFRRRGGVPFAGLRQRIRLEGVSLTYAGRHQPALDGIDLEIPAGSTVALVGESGGGKSSLVDLLVGLISPSGGRILLDGVDLETIDLDSWQQKLGVVSQELLLLNGSIRDNIAFSVPHAGEEAIRAAAEAADAAAFIEALPEGYDTLIGERGFRLSGGQRQRLCLARALLQDPEILILDEATSALDSPTEARILEAVERFAHNRTVLTVAHRLSSVVHADQILVLGGGHIVERGRHDELLGLQGIYAALWRQQANTNRANTRQMPEITRK; the protein is encoded by the coding sequence TTGCTGCTCTCCAGCGTGCTGCTGGCCCTGTGTGAGGGACTCACCTTCGGCGTGATCTTCCAGGCCGCCCGCCTGCTGAGCGGCGGCGCGGCCACAGGGGCGATGGCCATGCCAGGGCGTATGGGGCTGCCGCTGGGCAGCCTCAGCACGCTGCCTCTGGGGCAACGCTTTGCCCTGTTGCTGGCCCTGGCCGTGCTGCTGCAGGGCCTGACGAGCCTGTTCAACTACATCAATGGTGTCTCGGCCGGTTGGTTTGCGGCCCGTTGCGAGCGCGAAGTGGCACCGGCCATCCATCGCCACCTCCTCAGCCTCAGCTATGGCTGCGTCAGCCGCTACCCGGTGGGCGACCTGGTGAACCGCTGCACCCTGGCTCCCGTGGCGGTGCAACGGCAACTGCAGGAGTGGGCTCAGGTGCTCAGCAACCTGCTGCTGGTGGGGGTCTATCTGGCGGTGCTGATCCTGCTCACGCCGCTGCTGTCGCTCGTGGCGGTCGCCATGGCGGCGGCGATCGCCCTGCTGCAGAGTCAGCTGCGGCCGCGCATCCGCACAGCCTCCAAGCAGCTGGCGGAGGCGGGCCGACGCATGGCATCGGCGATCACCGAAGACATCCAGATCCTGCGCCTGCTGCACAGCACGGCCGGCATCACCAGGGCCATCAAGCGCCAGGAACAAAGTGCCGTGCAGCAGGAACGGCAGATGCGCCGAATGGGCCTGCTGGTGCCGGTGCTGGAACCGGTGAGCGATCTGCTGCCGGTGCTGGCGGCGGCCCTGATCGGCCTGCTGAGCTGGCATCTCTTTGAAGGCCAGCAGAGCCTGATGGTGCCGAATCTGGTGGTGTTCGTGCTGGTGCTGCAGCGGCTCAATCTGCGGCTGACGAGAACCGCCGGCTGCCTGAACCGAATGGCCGAGATGCATGGCTCGTTGCAACTGGTGGAGGAGCTGCTCGATCCGGCAGGCAAGCAATTCCGCCGCCGCGGTGGCGTTCCCTTCGCCGGCCTGCGGCAGAGAATCCGCCTGGAAGGTGTCTCGCTCACCTACGCAGGGCGCCATCAACCGGCCCTGGACGGCATCGATCTGGAGATCCCAGCAGGCAGCACCGTGGCTCTGGTTGGCGAATCAGGCGGCGGCAAATCCAGCCTGGTGGACCTGCTGGTGGGCCTGATCAGCCCCAGCGGGGGACGGATCCTGTTGGATGGAGTGGATCTGGAGACGATCGATCTGGACAGCTGGCAACAGAAGCTGGGAGTGGTGAGCCAGGAGCTGCTCCTGCTCAACGGCAGCATCCGCGACAACATCGCCTTCTCGGTGCCCCACGCCGGCGAGGAGGCCATCCGAGCGGCCGCCGAAGCCGCCGATGCGGCCGCCTTCATCGAGGCGCTTCCGGAGGGCTACGACACGCTGATCGGAGAGCGGGGTTTCCGGCTCAGCGGCGGGCAGCGCCAGCGGCTCTGCCTGGCGCGGGCGCTTCTTCAGGATCCGGAGATTTTGATCCTCGATGAAGCCACCAGTGCCCTCGACAGCCCCACCGAGGCCCGCATCCTTGAGGCAGTGGAGCGATTCGCCCACAACCGGACCGTGCTCACCGTGGCCCATCGGCTCAGTTCAGTGGTGCATGCAGATCAGATCCTGGTGCTCGGAGGCGGACACATCGTGGAACGGGGGCGCCACGACGAACTGCTTGGCCTGCAGGGGATCTATGCGGCGTTGTGGAGACAGCAGGCGAACACAAATCGAGCGAACACAAGGCAAATGCCAGAGATCACACGAAAATGA
- a CDS encoding DedA family protein, which translates to MELLSLESLQHLLQTWGYGVIFVAMLLENAGLPLPGETVTLLGGYAAGSGQLQFFGVLGAAAAGAMLGDNLGYWVGRRAGWSLILRVGRLLGQSPEQLERLRDSFQRHAGKSVLLGRFVAVLRVVAGPMAGAVHMPYRRFLICNAAGALLWAGAMVSLAWLGGRWVPLNVMVRSVVEFGLGALVLVALVVLLPRLLSRLESRQLRDPEGVASGDPSL; encoded by the coding sequence ATGGAGCTCCTCAGCCTGGAGTCGCTGCAGCACTTGCTGCAGACCTGGGGCTATGGAGTGATCTTCGTGGCGATGCTGCTGGAGAACGCCGGCCTGCCCCTCCCCGGCGAAACGGTGACCCTTCTGGGGGGCTATGCCGCCGGCAGCGGCCAGCTGCAGTTTTTCGGTGTGCTCGGTGCCGCCGCCGCCGGAGCGATGCTTGGCGACAACCTCGGCTACTGGGTGGGTCGCCGCGCCGGCTGGTCCCTGATCCTGCGGGTGGGCCGCCTGCTCGGTCAGTCGCCGGAGCAACTGGAGCGCCTGCGCGACAGCTTCCAGCGCCATGCCGGCAAATCGGTGCTGCTGGGTCGCTTCGTGGCGGTGCTGCGGGTGGTGGCCGGCCCGATGGCGGGTGCCGTGCACATGCCCTACCGGCGCTTTCTGATCTGCAACGCCGCCGGAGCGCTGCTGTGGGCCGGGGCGATGGTCAGCCTGGCCTGGCTCGGCGGCCGCTGGGTGCCGCTGAACGTCATGGTGCGCAGCGTCGTGGAGTTCGGCCTCGGAGCCCTGGTCCTGGTGGCCCTGGTGGTGCTTCTGCCGCGGCTGCTCTCGCGGCTGGAATCACGCCAGCTGCGCGATCCGGAGGGTGTCGCCAGCGGCGATCCCAGCCTCTGA
- a CDS encoding glycosyltransferase family 4 protein, protein MRILLISDYSTPSGGAELMTLSLRKQLRFRGHDVRLFASNARPIKLQPEADYSCFGTLSSIRGITQVLNPSAYNRLRQILKEFRPDVIHVRLFLSQLSPFILPLLKDTPAIYHVAWYRCICPIGTKLLPDQSPCQENAGIACIKNRCFPAAAWPSAMAQLSLWRLWSRNFSLIVANSYATQKKLLQYGIQADEVIWNGVPVHPYDRQLNQTPTVAFAGRLVTEKGVDDLLDAMHILVRRIPAASLLVAGDGPERKHLEARARRIGIGHHVVFLGHLSRLQLEERLKGAWVQVVPSRWEEPFGIVAAEAMMRGTAVLATNSGGLNEIIQDHETGLLVPANDPQSLAEALTTMLLNPRETETLGTNGRNFALRRLTEAGFVDRFEQLYAKLKQ, encoded by the coding sequence ATGCGCATTCTTCTTATCAGCGATTACAGCACACCGTCCGGCGGCGCTGAATTGATGACACTGTCCCTTCGCAAGCAGCTTCGCTTCCGAGGGCATGATGTGCGCCTATTTGCCAGTAACGCTAGGCCAATAAAGCTCCAGCCCGAAGCAGATTATTCCTGCTTTGGGACGCTTTCCTCAATTCGGGGGATCACTCAGGTTTTAAATCCATCGGCCTACAACAGACTGAGGCAAATCCTCAAGGAGTTCCGGCCAGATGTTATCCATGTTCGCCTGTTCCTCAGCCAACTGTCTCCATTCATATTGCCTCTACTAAAAGACACGCCTGCGATTTATCACGTCGCCTGGTACCGCTGCATCTGCCCAATCGGCACAAAGTTGCTCCCTGATCAATCGCCCTGCCAAGAAAATGCAGGGATAGCCTGCATCAAAAACCGTTGCTTTCCGGCGGCTGCCTGGCCGAGCGCCATGGCCCAGCTCAGCCTATGGAGACTCTGGAGCAGAAACTTCAGTCTGATCGTCGCCAACAGCTATGCCACGCAGAAAAAACTTCTGCAGTATGGCATTCAAGCGGACGAGGTGATCTGGAATGGAGTTCCCGTTCATCCCTATGACAGACAACTCAATCAGACTCCAACAGTTGCATTCGCGGGCCGGCTTGTAACGGAGAAGGGTGTGGATGATCTTCTTGATGCAATGCATATTCTGGTCAGACGCATCCCAGCAGCAAGCTTATTGGTGGCCGGAGATGGTCCTGAACGAAAGCACTTGGAAGCCAGGGCTCGCAGAATCGGCATCGGTCACCATGTAGTCTTTCTGGGTCACCTATCCCGTCTTCAGCTGGAGGAGCGACTCAAGGGAGCCTGGGTTCAGGTGGTGCCTTCTCGCTGGGAAGAGCCATTCGGCATCGTCGCGGCAGAAGCGATGATGCGAGGGACTGCGGTCTTGGCCACCAACAGTGGCGGCCTGAATGAGATCATTCAGGATCACGAAACTGGGCTGTTGGTACCGGCCAATGACCCGCAATCGTTAGCCGAGGCATTGACGACCATGCTCCTCAATCCAAGGGAGACTGAGACACTTGGAACGAACGGAAGAAACTTTGCGCTCCGGCGACTGACGGAAGCAGGCTTCGTTGATCGATTCGAGCAGTTATATGCTAAACTCAAGCAATAA
- a CDS encoding sulfotransferase family 2 domain-containing protein gives MLISHQSKFIFVHVQKTAGISFESVLTRNFPDLMRWHGRHGFAREGAVELGVERWSDFYSFGFVRNPWERLVSWYAMIDAARLKLPLWKRWRTAPFQYKNWNEVYRKAKNFEQFVEKCTDVTWDNGCLKSFAFNQIDYLSDADGRILVDKIGRFENIAADSAEIFSRLQIDDRLPHRNRSTHRHYSEWYSDRVRDVVAERFSRDIEAFGYRFERV, from the coding sequence ATGCTGATTAGTCATCAGTCGAAGTTTATCTTCGTTCACGTACAGAAAACCGCGGGCATCAGCTTCGAGTCTGTACTCACCAGAAACTTTCCAGACCTTATGCGATGGCACGGTCGACATGGTTTCGCGCGCGAAGGAGCGGTAGAGCTAGGTGTCGAGCGATGGAGCGATTTTTATTCCTTCGGATTTGTCCGCAATCCCTGGGAGCGGCTCGTCTCCTGGTACGCGATGATTGATGCTGCCCGCCTCAAACTGCCGCTCTGGAAACGGTGGAGAACTGCGCCATTTCAATACAAGAACTGGAACGAGGTTTATCGCAAAGCCAAAAACTTCGAGCAGTTCGTAGAGAAGTGCACCGACGTCACCTGGGACAACGGATGCTTGAAGAGCTTCGCATTCAACCAGATCGATTATCTATCCGATGCCGACGGAAGAATTCTGGTCGATAAGATCGGTCGGTTCGAGAATATTGCCGCCGACTCCGCTGAAATCTTCTCACGACTGCAGATCGACGATCGCTTACCTCATCGCAATCGGAGCACCCACCGGCACTATAGCGAATGGTATAGCGACCGAGTTCGCGATGTCGTCGCAGAGCGCTTCAGTCGCGACATCGAAGCCTTCGGATATCGATTCGAACGCGTCTAA
- a CDS encoding YqhA family protein has product MASLSKRLEYRFETWLWRFRLVAILPVLFSLASTGVTFVLGTKEIGMAILGLGASHSAEKKYMATLLGGVVTGIDLYLIGIALLIFGYGVYELLISPIEAARAPGKAGDGLLDIRDLDQLKEKLVKVLVVALIVSAFKAMLSLPINDGPSLAFFCLSVLLLAVSGFLVTGDLGKRGKEKG; this is encoded by the coding sequence GTGGCCTCCCTGAGCAAACGCCTGGAATACCGGTTCGAGACCTGGCTGTGGCGCTTCCGCCTGGTGGCCATCCTGCCGGTGCTGTTCAGCCTGGCGAGCACGGGCGTCACCTTCGTGCTCGGCACCAAGGAGATCGGCATGGCGATCCTGGGGCTGGGGGCCAGCCACAGCGCCGAGAAGAAATACATGGCGACGCTGCTGGGGGGCGTGGTGACCGGCATCGATCTCTACCTGATCGGCATCGCCCTGTTGATCTTCGGCTATGGCGTCTATGAGCTGCTGATCTCGCCGATCGAGGCGGCCCGCGCACCCGGCAAGGCGGGGGATGGGCTGCTCGACATCCGCGATCTCGATCAGCTCAAGGAGAAGCTGGTGAAGGTGCTGGTGGTGGCCCTGATCGTCTCAGCCTTCAAGGCGATGCTGAGTCTGCCGATCAACGACGGCCCGTCGCTCGCCTTCTTCTGTCTGAGCGTGTTGCTGCTGGCGGTCAGCGGTTTCCTGGTGACCGGTGATCTGGGCAAGCGCGGCAAGGAAAAAGGCTGA
- a CDS encoding DUF167 domain-containing protein, with protein MTGHRHRSPSRHNATAAEHQEEGAKALAVWIQPRASRDAVVGEREGMVAIRLQAPPVDGAANAALLRFLARRLGCPTTAVQLLRGERSRCKWVAVEGVPAAELKRRLLALGDT; from the coding sequence ATGACCGGCCACCGGCATCGTTCGCCCAGCCGCCACAACGCCACAGCTGCGGAGCACCAGGAAGAGGGCGCCAAGGCCCTGGCCGTCTGGATCCAGCCACGCGCCAGCCGCGACGCCGTGGTGGGTGAGCGGGAGGGCATGGTGGCCATCCGTCTGCAGGCCCCACCGGTGGATGGGGCCGCCAATGCCGCCCTGCTGCGCTTCCTGGCGCGCCGGCTCGGGTGCCCCACCACGGCGGTGCAGCTGCTGCGCGGTGAGCGGAGCCGCTGCAAGTGGGTGGCGGTGGAGGGGGTCCCGGCGGCGGAGCTGAAACGGCGGCTGCTGGCGCTCGGCGACACCTGA
- the pyrC gene encoding dihydroorotase produces the protein MASVPAAAPDRLSLRRPDDWHVHLRDGALLQAVAPATARVFARAIVMPNLSPPVTTVEQGRAYRERILQAVPASLGFTPLMTAYLTDTIDPAEIARGHAEGVFTACKLYPAHATTNSAAGVSDIMRLEPVLDTLERIGMPLLIHGEVTDAEIDIFDREAVFLERVLDPLLQRHPALKVVLEHITTSDSVQFVIEAGPNLAATITPHHLHINRNAMFKGGLRPDFYCLPVAKRELHRLALRSAATSGNPKFFLGTDSAPHPRHAKESACGCAGIYNAPFALESYAEVFEQEGALDRLEGFASLHGPAFYGLPVNRQRITLVRESQVVPPRLHGNDAAGSAVELVPFHAGERLGWRVELLD, from the coding sequence ATGGCTTCCGTCCCCGCCGCCGCCCCCGATCGCCTCAGCCTGCGGCGGCCGGACGACTGGCATGTGCATCTGCGCGACGGGGCGCTGCTGCAGGCCGTGGCCCCGGCCACGGCCCGGGTGTTCGCCCGGGCGATCGTGATGCCCAACCTCAGTCCGCCGGTCACCACGGTGGAGCAGGGCCGCGCCTACCGCGAGCGGATCCTGCAGGCGGTGCCCGCGTCCTTGGGCTTCACGCCGCTGATGACGGCCTACCTCACCGACACGATCGACCCGGCCGAGATCGCGCGTGGCCACGCCGAGGGGGTGTTCACGGCCTGCAAGCTCTACCCCGCCCACGCCACCACCAATTCCGCCGCGGGGGTGAGCGACATCATGCGCCTCGAGCCGGTGCTGGACACCCTGGAGCGGATCGGCATGCCGCTGCTGATCCATGGCGAGGTGACCGACGCCGAGATCGACATCTTCGATCGCGAGGCGGTGTTCCTGGAGCGGGTGCTGGATCCGCTGCTGCAACGCCACCCGGCGCTGAAGGTGGTGCTCGAGCACATCACCACCAGCGATTCGGTGCAGTTCGTGATCGAAGCGGGGCCGAATCTGGCCGCCACGATCACGCCCCACCACCTGCACATCAACCGCAACGCCATGTTCAAGGGCGGCCTGCGGCCTGATTTCTATTGCCTGCCCGTGGCCAAACGGGAGCTGCACCGCCTGGCCTTGCGTTCAGCCGCCACCTCCGGTAATCCGAAGTTCTTCCTGGGCACCGATTCGGCCCCCCATCCGCGCCACGCCAAGGAGAGCGCCTGCGGCTGCGCCGGTATCTACAACGCCCCCTTCGCCTTGGAGAGCTACGCCGAGGTGTTCGAGCAGGAGGGTGCGCTCGATCGCCTCGAAGGCTTCGCCAGCCTGCACGGCCCCGCCTTCTACGGCCTGCCCGTCAACAGGCAGCGGATCACGCTGGTGCGCGAGAGCCAGGTGGTGCCGCCCCGCCTGCACGGCAATGACGCCGCCGGCAGCGCCGTGGAGCTGGTGCCGTTCCATGCGGGGGAGCGGCTGGGGTGGCGGGTGGAGCTCCTGGACTGA
- a CDS encoding glycosyltransferase family 2 protein, protein MAPPSKPLISIAIEAYNEEANNLSPPVDTIAALCTQDFPLELVELILIGSPRQFEYWGHFCLPEDAFWNVHLLPISASNAHYWQLKNEAAKVAQADYLAFIDCDCLPGPRWLPALAEALRNGADVSVGFSQYRTERLDANSALMLAAALPSWGFVLARRSTPQAGALVAHNFAIRRDLMLRHKFSTLKHSFPSSLLYFDLLRSGARFSFQPDQRVAHGMTFRWWLTRMHFRRGWETYIGRQSDPDWPRIKALEQIPLIEPIILRFALVCRDARHWFRYSHHLGLQRTRALCLFPLAVVASLLARSAEMAGMYAALLAPDASANQARF, encoded by the coding sequence ATGGCGCCTCCCTCAAAGCCCTTGATTTCCATTGCGATCGAGGCCTACAACGAAGAAGCCAACAACCTCTCGCCACCCGTAGACACGATTGCTGCTCTGTGCACGCAAGACTTTCCTCTGGAGCTTGTGGAACTGATTCTCATCGGCAGTCCCAGGCAATTTGAATATTGGGGGCATTTCTGTTTACCCGAAGATGCATTCTGGAATGTGCACCTATTGCCGATCAGTGCATCCAATGCCCACTATTGGCAGCTAAAGAACGAAGCCGCAAAGGTTGCCCAAGCAGACTATCTAGCCTTCATTGACTGCGACTGCCTACCGGGACCTCGTTGGCTGCCTGCCTTGGCTGAAGCTCTACGCAACGGTGCCGACGTCTCGGTGGGATTTTCTCAGTACCGAACCGAACGCCTGGATGCCAACTCGGCCTTGATGCTGGCTGCTGCCCTGCCATCGTGGGGATTCGTACTGGCCCGTAGATCCACTCCCCAGGCCGGCGCATTGGTGGCTCATAACTTCGCGATTCGACGAGACTTGATGCTCCGCCACAAGTTCAGCACGCTCAAGCATTCATTCCCATCCTCTTTGCTGTATTTTGATCTGCTTCGCTCAGGTGCCAGATTTTCATTCCAGCCGGATCAACGCGTTGCCCACGGCATGACATTTCGCTGGTGGCTGACCAGGATGCACTTCCGAAGAGGCTGGGAAACTTACATCGGGCGGCAAAGCGATCCAGACTGGCCAAGGATCAAGGCTCTCGAACAAATTCCCCTGATTGAACCAATCATTCTTCGTTTTGCGCTCGTCTGTCGGGATGCAAGGCATTGGTTCCGTTACAGCCATCATTTAGGCCTGCAGCGAACTCGCGCTCTTTGCCTTTTCCCATTGGCAGTCGTGGCTTCACTGCTCGCACGCTCGGCCGAGATGGCAGGTATGTATGCGGCCCTGCTTGCGCCAGATGCAAGTGCAAATCAGGCTCGTTTCTGA
- a CDS encoding glycosyltransferase has product MPFPIGSRGFTARTLGRDGRYVCGPACARCKCKSGSFLTVRMTLYSDEKQQHDSFALTTEETAPPMPHPSLTLVMPTISWEEPCATCLCASLAALAPQDEALVVFDGEPPPPPDWLLHSPVRLLSTGRRSGPASARNLAAREARGEILWFVDADVQVHPDAAGRIREHFADSPALAAVFGSYDDTPADPGLVSRFRNLLHHHTHSSHPGPACTFWAGLGAVRRQAFLDLGGFDAVSYDRPCIEDIEFGLRLSDAGGMIILDPAIQGTHHKRWTLRSMVSTDIRQRAIPWSQLLLRRRELPTTLNLDPTARLSAAASLLLPLALLVAAWMPALRPMSLALAGGCLALLLLLNRNFYGLLFRRGGPPEACVGIVLHGLVLSYSGVTFAVLTLLDLLQRPLHWPSWLQHRPALQGRLVGWSLMLLGLLAISTLLAGLISTWILTPFDLRERWAEWQLFADGIYPSAMLATPLQRSLPDFRTTVYLPWALPLFGPFFVLGGWIQGTWILHLLSLLSLVLIARIGWFSLRSFGASAGWLGTLAPLAIAGNFSALNKGQFSIICMGLISLQWLLLQRQRNLPAGLLWSLAMVKPQIGLTYALPFLTPRRLPGLLLGLGVLTGLSFLALHHTNVELDIYLRSWISVLPQFMSSSNLNAVALLTNLFRASSQASLMLFAGVVCVAAVLGTVFGRRNLSTVFRTMESLLVGDPLGLAGFCGVLGQLGFYHRYYDNLMLYPALLVVFRLALGRPRILEGVLAASMAASVWTPQRLLDALPGSSLVQSLIWILVGTFLVQELTRSCARDNPLRTS; this is encoded by the coding sequence TTGCCTTTTCCCATTGGCAGTCGTGGCTTCACTGCTCGCACGCTCGGCCGAGATGGCAGGTATGTATGCGGCCCTGCTTGCGCCAGATGCAAGTGCAAATCAGGCTCGTTTCTGACCGTTCGTATGACATTATATTCCGATGAAAAGCAGCAGCATGATTCGTTCGCGTTGACAACAGAAGAAACAGCACCGCCCATGCCCCACCCCTCCCTCACCCTGGTGATGCCCACCATCAGCTGGGAGGAGCCCTGCGCCACCTGCCTGTGCGCCTCACTGGCAGCCCTTGCCCCCCAGGATGAGGCCCTCGTGGTGTTCGACGGCGAGCCGCCGCCGCCACCGGACTGGCTCCTGCACAGCCCGGTCAGGCTTCTGAGCACCGGGCGACGTTCGGGTCCCGCCTCTGCCCGCAACCTGGCCGCGCGTGAAGCGCGTGGCGAGATCCTGTGGTTCGTCGATGCTGACGTCCAGGTCCATCCCGATGCGGCAGGCCGTATCCGGGAGCACTTCGCCGACAGTCCTGCCCTCGCGGCGGTGTTCGGCAGCTACGACGACACGCCCGCCGATCCCGGGCTGGTGAGCCGCTTCCGCAATCTGCTGCACCACCACACCCACAGCAGCCATCCCGGGCCGGCCTGCACCTTCTGGGCTGGGCTCGGCGCCGTGCGCCGGCAGGCGTTCCTGGATCTGGGGGGGTTCGATGCCGTGTCCTACGACCGACCCTGCATCGAGGACATCGAGTTCGGCCTGCGGCTCAGCGACGCCGGTGGAATGATCATCCTTGACCCCGCCATTCAGGGAACCCACCACAAGCGCTGGACCCTGCGCTCGATGGTGTCCACCGACATCCGCCAACGGGCGATTCCCTGGAGCCAGCTTCTGCTGAGACGCCGGGAACTGCCGACCACCCTCAACCTCGATCCGACTGCACGCCTCAGTGCCGCTGCCAGCCTGCTGCTACCTCTGGCCCTGCTGGTGGCGGCCTGGATGCCTGCGTTGCGACCCATGTCGCTGGCGCTAGCTGGCGGCTGCCTGGCGCTGTTGCTGCTACTTAATCGCAACTTCTATGGGCTGCTTTTTCGCCGAGGCGGTCCGCCTGAAGCCTGTGTTGGCATCGTGCTGCACGGCCTGGTTCTCAGCTATTCGGGCGTCACCTTTGCCGTGCTGACCTTGCTGGATCTTCTGCAACGGCCGCTGCACTGGCCCAGTTGGCTGCAACATCGCCCCGCCCTCCAGGGTCGGCTGGTTGGTTGGAGTCTGATGCTGCTGGGCCTGCTCGCCATCTCCACCCTCCTGGCCGGGTTGATCAGCACCTGGATCCTCACTCCGTTTGACCTTCGCGAACGCTGGGCTGAGTGGCAGCTCTTTGCGGACGGCATCTATCCATCTGCCATGTTGGCGACACCCCTGCAGCGCTCCCTGCCCGACTTTCGGACCACGGTCTACCTGCCCTGGGCGCTGCCCTTGTTCGGCCCCTTCTTCGTCCTGGGTGGATGGATCCAAGGCACCTGGATCCTTCATCTTCTGAGCCTGCTCTCATTGGTGCTGATCGCCAGGATCGGCTGGTTCAGCCTCAGATCCTTCGGCGCTTCAGCCGGATGGCTGGGAACCCTGGCGCCGCTGGCCATTGCCGGTAACTTCAGCGCCTTGAACAAAGGACAATTCTCGATCATCTGCATGGGACTGATCAGTCTTCAATGGCTGCTTCTCCAACGACAGCGAAACCTGCCCGCTGGTCTGCTCTGGTCCCTTGCGATGGTGAAACCTCAGATCGGCCTCACCTACGCACTGCCATTCCTGACACCCAGGCGCCTTCCTGGACTCCTGCTGGGCCTGGGTGTGTTGACGGGACTTTCATTTCTAGCTCTGCACCACACCAACGTCGAGTTGGATATTTATCTGCGCAGCTGGATCAGCGTTTTGCCTCAGTTCATGAGCAGTTCCAACCTCAATGCCGTAGCTCTTCTGACCAATCTATTTCGAGCCTCAAGCCAGGCCTCCCTGATGCTGTTCGCCGGAGTCGTCTGCGTTGCCGCTGTGCTGGGAACGGTCTTCGGCCGCAGGAATCTGTCCACCGTGTTCAGAACGATGGAATCCCTTCTAGTTGGCGATCCTCTGGGTCTGGCTGGTTTCTGCGGGGTGCTCGGACAGCTCGGCTTCTATCACCGCTATTACGACAACCTCATGCTCTATCCCGCGCTTCTTGTGGTGTTCAGGCTTGCCCTCGGTCGCCCAAGGATTCTTGAAGGGGTACTGGCCGCATCCATGGCGGCATCTGTCTGGACGCCACAGCGTCTTCTCGATGCATTGCCTGGAAGCTCACTGGTACAGAGCCTGATCTGGATCCTGGTCGGGACCTTCCTTGTGCAGGAGCTGACCCGTTCATGCGCACGGGACAACCCTCTCCGAACATCCTGA
- a CDS encoding transposase codes for MNHAAGPSPHALDRNREGSIPAITKAMRLQAGTHSRLGLVGIQDTGFSSNVFGSRAGKNLVPGSDVLSDGLACFRLVTTAGCSHEAIITSGKHPNDLPQFDWIKTLLVNLKTSTSGNFHAYNSDQYARRHLGSFCSHFNRCF; via the coding sequence ATGAACCACGCAGCAGGCCCGTCCCCTCATGCCCTTGACCGAAACCGTGAGGGAAGCATCCCAGCCATCACCAAAGCGATGCGCCTCCAGGCTGGCACCCATTCGCGTCTGGGACTGGTGGGAATTCAAGACACCGGCTTCAGTTCAAATGTCTTTGGCAGCAGGGCCGGGAAGAACCTGGTTCCGGGCAGTGACGTGCTCTCTGATGGTCTGGCCTGCTTCCGCTTGGTCACCACGGCAGGATGTAGCCATGAAGCCATCATCACCAGCGGTAAACACCCCAATGATCTGCCGCAGTTCGACTGGATCAAGACATTGCTGGTCAACCTCAAGACAAGCACCAGCGGCAACTTCCACGCCTACAACTCTGACCAATACGCCAGGAGACACCTCGGTAGCTTCTGCTCCCACTTCAACAGATGCTTCTGA